The nucleotide sequence GCCGACGCCGAGGATCACCTCGTAGCCCTCCGGCGCCGAGAACAGCTCGGCGACGCCGGACCGGACGCTCGCCACCAGGTCCTTGACCGGCTTCTGGCGGTGCGAGGTGCCGAGCAGCCCGGCCGCGTCCTGGAGCGCGCTCAGCTGCTCGGGGCGGACCTTGGACGGGCCGGCGCCGAAGCGGCCGTCGGCCGGCAGCAGGTCCTGGGGGATGGTGATCTCGGCGGGGGAGGTCATGCGTGCTCCTGACGCTTCGGGGTCGCGGGTCGCGCCCATTCTCCCGCGCCCGGGACCGCTTGCCGTCCACGTGACTCACGCCTCGCTAGGATGTCCGGGACGAAGAGCCCGAGGGAAGAGGACGCGCCATGACGGATCTGATCGACACCACCGAGATGTACCTGCGCACGATCCTCGAGCTCGAGGAGGAGGGCATCCCCCCGCTGCGCGCCCGCATCGTCGAGCGACTGGAGCACTCCGGACCCACCGTCTCCCAGACCGTGGCCCGCATGGAGCGGGACGGGCTGGTGCACGTGGGCACGGACCGTCGGCTGGAGCTGACCGTGGCGGGCCGTGAGCGGGCCGTGTCCGTGCTGCGCAAGCACCGCCTGGCCGAGCGCCTGCTCGCGGACGTGATCGGCCTCGAGTGGGAACTCGTCCACGAGGAGGCCTGCCGCTGGGAGCACGTGATGAGCGACCAGGTGGAGCGCCGCCTGCTCACGCTGCTGGAGAACCCCACCGAGACCCCCTACGGCACCCCGATCCCGCCCCGGCCCGAGCAGGCCTCCGCCGAGGACTGGAGCCGCGACATGGGCCTGGCGGGCACCCGGCTCTCCGAGGAGGCCGCCACCGCCGGCCGGTTCCGCGTCCGCGGGCTGGCCGAGGGCGTGCAGACCGATCCCGAGCTGCTGGCCCAGCTGGCCCGCGCCGGCGTGACCCCTGGCCGCGTGGTGCGTGCCGAGGCCGCCCGCGACGCCGGGTACATCCGGGTCGAGGGCGAGGCGGAGGACGGCGCGGCCGCGGACGGCGGGGCCCTCGAGCTGGCCGCGACCACGGCCGCGCACGTGTGGGTCGAGCGCCTCGACGGCTGAAACGCGGCGCGCCGCCATCGTGCGTGACGGGGGCGTGATGGCCCGGTGACGGGCCGGTGAACCTCTTCCGCCGCCGCAGGCGACACGCGGCGTGCCGCGGCGCCTGCGCCTAGCGTGGGGACACGACGCCCCCTGTGTCCCCACGCTCTCGAGGCCCCCGATGCGCACACTCGTCCTCAACGCCGGCTATGAACCCCTCTCGGTCGTCTCCGACCGCCGGGCACTGCTGCTCGTGGCCACCGGCAAGGCGAGCGTGCTCGAGGACGCCGGGGACCCGATGCGCAGTCCCACCCGCGCGTGGGGTCGGCCCCTCGTGATCCTGCTGCACCAGTACATCCGGGTGCCCCACACGGATGCGACCCCGGTCTCCCGCAAGGGCGTGCTGCGCCGGGACGGACACCGCTGCGCCTACTGCGGCGCCCCCGCCACCACCGTGGACCACGTGCGGCCGCGCTCGCGGGGCGGTGAGAACACGTGGGAGAACCTCGTGGCCTGCTGCCTGCGCTGCAACGGGGCGAAGGCGGACCGCTCGCTCGAGGCCCTGGGCTGGCGGCTGCGGGTGGAGCCGGTGCGCCCGCGCGGGGCCCAGTGGCGGATCCGCGAGCTGGAGCGGCCCGCCGAGGCGTGGCGGGGCTACCTGCGCCTGGCGGCCTGATGCCGGAAGCGGAATCGCGCCCGCCCGTGCCCGGCGGTTCCTAGACTCTCGAACGGTCGAGAGAGCGGAGGGGCCCATGAGCATGGAGTCGGCGGCACGGATGTCCATGATGCGGATGACCCGCGGGCAGTCCGACGCCCAGCAGAGGCTCGCCCGCGGCACGGTGCGCCGGACCATCGCGTTCGCGGGCCGGTACCGCACCCGCCTGATCGTGTTCGTCGCGGCGTCCATCGTGGGCGCGGTGCTCGGCGTGGCCTCGCCCGTGTTGGCCGGCGACGTCGTCAACGCGATCACCGGTGGCGCGGACCGCGGGCTCGTGGTGCGGCTGGCCCTGCTGATCGCCCTCGTGGCCGTGCTCGACGCGGCGCTGTCCGTGTTCACCAAGTGGCTCTCCGCCGGGCTGGGGGAACGCGTCATCTACGACCTGCGCACCGCCGTGTTCGACCACGTACAGCGCATGCCGGTGGCGTTCTTCCAGCGCACCCGCACCGGCGCGCTCGTCTCGCGCCTGAACAACGACGTGATCGGGGCGCAGTCGGCGATCTCGCGGACGCTCTCCGGCGTCGTCGCGAACGTGGTGTCCGTGGCGCTGACCCTGGGGGTGATGGTGGCCACCAGCTGGCAGGTCACCGTCCTGTCCCTCGTGATGCTGCCGCTGTTCCTGGTGCCGGCCCGGGCGGTCGGCTCGAAGCTGGCGGGCCTGTCCCGCGAACGGGCCGGGCACAACGCGGCCATGGGCGACCAGATGACCGAGCGGTTCTCCGCTCCCGGCGCCACGCTCATCAAGCTCTTCGGCCGCCCCGCCGCCGAGTCCGCCGAGTTCGCCCGCCGTGCCGACCGCGTGCGCGCCACCGGCGTGGACATCTCCGTGCG is from Micrococcus luteus NCTC 2665 and encodes:
- a CDS encoding metal-dependent transcriptional regulator, whose translation is MTDLIDTTEMYLRTILELEEEGIPPLRARIVERLEHSGPTVSQTVARMERDGLVHVGTDRRLELTVAGRERAVSVLRKHRLAERLLADVIGLEWELVHEEACRWEHVMSDQVERRLLTLLENPTETPYGTPIPPRPEQASAEDWSRDMGLAGTRLSEEAATAGRFRVRGLAEGVQTDPELLAQLARAGVTPGRVVRAEAARDAGYIRVEGEAEDGAAADGGALELAATTAAHVWVERLDG
- a CDS encoding HNH endonuclease, translating into MRTLVLNAGYEPLSVVSDRRALLLVATGKASVLEDAGDPMRSPTRAWGRPLVILLHQYIRVPHTDATPVSRKGVLRRDGHRCAYCGAPATTVDHVRPRSRGGENTWENLVACCLRCNGAKADRSLEALGWRLRVEPVRPRGAQWRIRELERPAEAWRGYLRLAA